A region of Channa argus isolate prfri chromosome 8, Channa argus male v1.0, whole genome shotgun sequence DNA encodes the following proteins:
- the LOC137131529 gene encoding fucolectin-5-like → MMLWSLLLISLMAFCNTQNLIKGGKTNQTSYYTAEGVKYSSERATDGNLTQCAHSQQTNNSWWNIDLLGLYEISNITIYNVDSGNVNLTGAEIRIGNLSETDGTANSMCTSITVSTRGVNITFNCSQGPMVGRYVTVYLQKNWFLILCEVWIYGTNVSPFLLINENKTWEDALNDCRAQNMDLASIFDNQTQTWAELEVMKASSSFVWLGLRYTCTLEFWFWVDDHAFTYEHWAAGQPTENCDMSVAIETTGGYKWYSKSDNEKFNFICAI, encoded by the exons ATGATGCTGTGGAGTCTGCTGCTGATCTCTCTGATGG CTTTCTGCAACACACAAAACTTGATAAAGGGAGGGAAAACAAATCAGACTTCATACTACACAGCTGAAGGTGTCAAATACAGCTCTGAGAGAGCGACTGATGGGAATTTGACACAGTGTGCTCACAGCCAGCAAACCAACAACTCATGGTGGAACATTGATCTGTTGGGTCTATATGAAATTTCTAATATCACTATCTACAACGTGGACTCAGGGAATGTTAATCTGACTGGTGCTGAGATTCGCATTGGCAACTTATCGGAGACGGATGGCACCGCCAACAGCAT GTGTACAAGCATCACAGTCAGTACAAGAGGagtaaacattacatttaactGTTCTCAAGGACCAATGGTGGGACGCTATGTTACTGTATACTTGCAGAAAAACTGGTTTTTAATTCTGTGTGAGGTGTGGATCTATGGTACAAACG TTTCACCATTTCTCCTGATCAATGAGAACAAGACGTGGGAAGATGCCCTGAATGACTGCAGAGCTCAAAACATGGACCTGGCTTCTATCTTTGATAATCAGACCCAGACCTGGGCTGAGCTGGAGGTCATGAAGGCCAGCTCTTCCTTTGTGTGGCTGGGCCTTCGCTACACCTGCACCCTGGAGTTCTGGTTCTGGGTCGATGATCATGCATTCACATATGAGCACTGGGCTGCAGGCCAACCCACTGAAAATTGTGACATGAGTGTTGCCATAGAGACAACAGGGGGCTACAAATGGTACAGTAAGTCTGATAACGAGAAGTTTAATTTTATCTGTGCAATTTGA